In Nocardia yunnanensis, one DNA window encodes the following:
- a CDS encoding expansin EXLX1 family cellulose-binding protein yields MHRTGHEEVHTGRPWLWTILAGLVVVGLATWWIRPQPLSCHAATATTTVITLPPAPVPSSVTPQQIQTLESQPAREQGEARFYAFSEGVACSLPDLPLDGYYVGVPTDRYGGSAPCGSYLDIDGPLGSVRAEVVDRCPGCGPNQYDLSRSAFGAIANTAEGVAQIHLEAVRDPNPAPELVYRIQSSSSPSWFSILFSGSGNPLAQVSLRPDAGGDFVPLHRGNDNYWSLSGLGAGPFTAEVTDIYGHAAFVSGIAMDPGPLHHTGIRLYEIPTEPPATPPPPTAPVVVTTVLPPSEGCKP; encoded by the coding sequence ATGCACCGCACCGGACACGAAGAGGTCCACACCGGCAGGCCGTGGCTGTGGACGATCCTGGCAGGACTGGTGGTGGTCGGGCTGGCCACGTGGTGGATCCGGCCGCAGCCGCTGAGCTGCCACGCCGCCACCGCCACCACGACCGTCATCACCCTTCCCCCCGCACCGGTCCCGAGTTCGGTTACTCCCCAGCAGATTCAGACCCTGGAGTCGCAACCGGCCCGGGAACAGGGCGAGGCCCGGTTTTACGCGTTCAGTGAAGGGGTGGCCTGCTCACTGCCGGATCTGCCGCTGGACGGCTACTACGTCGGCGTCCCGACCGACCGCTACGGCGGGTCCGCCCCCTGCGGCTCCTACCTCGACATCGACGGTCCGCTCGGCAGCGTCCGCGCCGAGGTCGTCGACCGCTGCCCCGGCTGCGGCCCCAACCAATACGATTTGAGCCGTTCGGCTTTCGGGGCCATCGCCAACACCGCCGAGGGCGTCGCGCAGATCCACCTCGAGGCGGTGCGCGACCCCAACCCAGCCCCCGAACTCGTCTACCGGATCCAGTCCAGCTCGTCGCCCAGCTGGTTCTCGATCCTGTTCTCCGGCAGCGGAAATCCGCTCGCGCAAGTGTCCTTGCGCCCCGATGCCGGCGGTGACTTCGTACCCCTGCACCGCGGCAACGACAACTACTGGAGCCTCTCGGGCCTGGGCGCGGGACCCTTCACCGCCGAGGTCACCGACATCTACGGCCACGCCGCCTTCGTCTCGGGCATCGCTATGGACCCGGGACCGTTGCACCACACCGGGATTCGCCTCTACGAGATCCCCACCGAACCGCCGGCCACGCCGCCCCCGCCGACCGCCCCGGTGGTGGTCACCACGGTGCTGCCGCCCTCGGAGGGCTGCAAGCCCTGA
- a CDS encoding TetR/AcrR family transcriptional regulator — protein sequence MTPPLAAGATGRTRAERRRDQLVTAAYELVITRGFRGIGVDDIVAAAGVSHGTFYNYFANKRAILDAVIDHCFTLLSARLLGPESDDPATLDEFCARYGRVVDRCYHLVATEPGLVNFFLLEASAIDDRVLQRCMRNARDYGAQAVATIRRGIAQGFLAADLDPDIAGEVLLSVLVSALLSALRGGSDGLTPDRVRTELIAFLRTALGPPTSAA from the coding sequence GTGACACCGCCGCTCGCCGCCGGTGCGACGGGCCGCACCCGAGCCGAACGCCGCCGTGACCAATTGGTCACGGCCGCCTACGAACTCGTGATCACCCGGGGCTTCCGCGGCATCGGGGTCGACGACATCGTGGCCGCGGCCGGGGTCAGTCACGGCACCTTCTACAACTACTTCGCCAACAAGCGCGCCATCCTCGACGCCGTCATCGACCACTGCTTCACGCTGCTGTCGGCCCGGCTGCTCGGACCGGAAAGCGACGATCCCGCCACCCTGGACGAATTCTGCGCCCGCTACGGCCGCGTCGTCGACCGCTGCTATCACCTGGTCGCCACCGAACCCGGCCTGGTCAACTTCTTCCTGCTGGAAGCCTCCGCCATCGACGACCGAGTGCTGCAGCGCTGCATGCGCAATGCCCGCGACTACGGCGCGCAGGCGGTCGCCACCATCCGCCGCGGCATCGCGCAGGGTTTCCTCGCCGCCGACCTGGACCCCGACATCGCCGGCGAGGTGCTGCTGTCGGTGCTGGTGTCGGCCCTGCTGTCCGCGCTGCGCGGCGGCTCGGACGGCCTCACCCCCGACCGCGTCCGCACCGAACTGATCGCCTTCCTGCGCACCGCCCTCGGCCCGCCTACTTCTGCAGCGTGA
- a CDS encoding cutinase family protein produces MGDRKVLLPGKWRTAWGLAAMVTIAATVFVPQSTAHADSCTAVDVVVARGTGEPGWLGDEVGDPLYGMLQDRLPVSASAYRVNYPADYGFAVGAGSADLVAHLTAQAAACPGQEFVLVGYSQGAAVVHTALGTGAVSWYPGRVQLPDYLGDRVAAVLLFGDPMRAVGWSVPGPFLWRTGDWCTGGDPVCGSGVDADAHVAYGSDLVAAANFAAEHL; encoded by the coding sequence ATGGGCGACCGAAAGGTATTGCTGCCTGGAAAATGGCGTACGGCTTGGGGTCTCGCGGCGATGGTGACCATCGCGGCGACGGTGTTCGTGCCGCAGTCGACGGCGCACGCGGACTCGTGTACCGCGGTCGACGTCGTAGTGGCAAGGGGCACAGGCGAACCCGGGTGGCTCGGCGACGAGGTCGGCGATCCGCTCTACGGCATGTTGCAGGATCGGTTACCCGTCTCCGCGAGCGCCTACCGCGTGAACTATCCCGCCGACTACGGCTTCGCCGTGGGCGCGGGCAGCGCGGATCTGGTGGCGCACTTGACCGCCCAGGCCGCCGCCTGCCCGGGCCAGGAGTTCGTCCTGGTCGGCTACTCGCAGGGCGCGGCCGTCGTGCACACGGCGCTGGGCACCGGCGCGGTGTCCTGGTATCCGGGACGGGTGCAGCTGCCGGACTATCTCGGCGATCGGGTCGCGGCGGTGCTGCTGTTCGGGGATCCCATGCGGGCGGTGGGCTGGAGTGTGCCCGGCCCGTTCCTGTGGCGCACCGGAGACTGGTGCACCGGAGGCGATCCCGTGTGCGGCTCCGGCGTCGACGCCGACGCGCATGTGGCCTACGGCAGTGATCTGGTGGCGGCGGCCAACTTCGCGGCCGAGCACCTCTGA
- a CDS encoding WS/DGAT/MGAT family O-acyltransferase — MERLTGLDASFLYLETDTQLLHVCAMLILDPATDGTEFEYGAFKAELGRRLPLIPAMTRRVHFVPFNLDHPVWVADSAFDLDYHVRRLALPSGAGDKGLAELAADIAGRPLDRSRPLWEMWVIEGLPNGKVAVLSKYHHAIVDGITGTNMMMHLCDMEPGVTYDPPAPETLAAEPEPSDIQLAGSALLGLPGKLGMVGMVPKTLGILGGLVQRRRGSGNRGMPLPFTAPRTPFNRAITPHRSIAFVQTELSDIKEIKTAFGVKVNDVVLAVVGGALRRYLERHDELPETSLLASVPVSTHETSRHDAGTNKVSTIFARLYTDLEDPVERVLAIAADNRGAKEEHDLIGADFLQDWAKYAPPNTFQLAARAYSSFKLAEHHPVVHNLVVSNVPGPNFPMYFLGVRVASMYPFGPVFHGAGLTATVISNNGHLDFGFIACRELVPDVDAITDAVPEVITELLKVAREKA; from the coding sequence ATGGAACGACTTACCGGGCTCGACGCGAGCTTCCTCTATCTCGAAACGGACACCCAGCTGCTGCACGTCTGCGCAATGCTGATACTCGACCCCGCCACCGACGGGACGGAATTCGAGTACGGCGCCTTCAAGGCCGAACTCGGACGGCGGCTGCCCCTGATTCCCGCCATGACCCGGCGCGTGCATTTCGTGCCGTTCAATCTCGATCATCCGGTGTGGGTGGCGGATTCGGCCTTCGACCTCGACTATCACGTCCGCCGCCTGGCACTGCCGAGCGGTGCCGGCGACAAGGGCCTGGCCGAGCTGGCCGCCGACATCGCGGGACGACCGCTCGATCGCAGCCGGCCGCTGTGGGAGATGTGGGTGATCGAGGGGCTGCCCAACGGCAAGGTGGCGGTGCTGTCGAAATACCACCACGCCATCGTGGACGGCATCACCGGCACCAATATGATGATGCACCTGTGCGATATGGAGCCGGGCGTCACCTACGATCCGCCCGCGCCCGAAACCCTTGCCGCCGAACCCGAACCGAGCGATATCCAGCTGGCCGGCTCGGCGCTGCTGGGTTTGCCGGGCAAGCTCGGCATGGTCGGCATGGTGCCCAAGACCCTCGGCATTCTGGGCGGTCTGGTGCAGCGGCGGCGCGGCAGCGGAAACCGTGGGATGCCCTTGCCGTTCACCGCGCCGCGCACCCCGTTCAATCGGGCAATCACCCCGCATCGCTCCATCGCCTTCGTACAGACCGAGCTGTCGGATATCAAGGAGATAAAGACGGCCTTCGGAGTGAAGGTCAACGACGTGGTGCTGGCGGTCGTGGGCGGGGCGCTGCGCCGCTACCTCGAACGCCACGACGAACTGCCCGAAACCTCGCTGCTGGCCTCGGTTCCGGTGTCCACCCACGAGACCTCGCGCCACGACGCGGGCACCAACAAGGTCTCGACCATCTTCGCGCGGCTCTACACCGACCTCGAGGATCCGGTGGAGCGGGTGCTGGCCATCGCCGCGGACAATCGCGGCGCCAAGGAGGAGCACGATCTCATCGGCGCCGACTTCCTGCAGGACTGGGCGAAGTACGCCCCGCCCAACACCTTCCAGCTGGCCGCGCGCGCCTACTCGTCGTTCAAGCTGGCCGAACACCATCCGGTGGTGCACAACCTGGTGGTGTCGAACGTGCCCGGGCCCAACTTCCCCATGTACTTCCTGGGCGTGCGGGTGGCGTCGATGTATCCGTTCGGCCCGGTGTTCCACGGCGCGGGCCTGACGGCCACGGTGATCTCCAACAACGGGCATCTGGACTTCGGCTTCATCGCCTGCCGCGAACTGGTGCCCGACGTGGACGCGATCACCGACGCGGTACCCGAGGTGATCACCGAACTGCTGAAGGTCGCGCGCGAGAAGGCCTGA
- a CDS encoding SDR family oxidoreductase, translating to MVSYIVTGGTGFLGRRVIAALLERDPHAVVHALTREASVAKLRELADGWGAADRVFPLVGDLTAPGLGLVGGYAEAPRADHVIHLGAVYDMTAPEEVTYAANVAGTRAVIELALELGAVLHHVSSVAVAGDHRGKFFEDDFDLGQGLHSPYHRTKFEAEKLVRETAGLRWRVYRPAIVVGDSRTGEMDKIDGPYYFFPAIAGLAALPSELPMPIPDLGATNIVPVDFVVDAMVELVNKPGLIGRTFHLTNPEPQPFTEIYNALARAAGAPTAIGTVPGSHTALHALGGLPGVPAVRDFLLERFGIPPEVAPHTSFESTFVSESTQAQLRGSGIAVPAFDDYAAALWQYWRANLDPDRARRVAGDRLGGRIVLITGASSGIGLATAHAVARRGATVLMVARTEEDLTAAAAAVRAESGAAQAYTCDITDEKSVELLVKQVLADHGHVDYVVNNAGRSIRRSVLNSTDRMHDFERTMAVNYFGAVRLILALLPSMRERRFGHFVNISSIAVQTKVPRFAAYVASKSALDNFSEIAAVENADAGITFTSVRMPLVRTAMIAPTDLYKSIPVHSPDQAADIVVRALEHRPSRIDTPIGTFAQFVDTVMPSVKRAILHQGFRMFGESKAARSERPVEVPAAETATATTDSADAADAPAGKPESRSPLLALAPIVQPLMGLPAPAARITNRIPGLHW from the coding sequence ATGGTTTCGTACATCGTCACGGGCGGCACCGGATTCCTGGGCCGCCGCGTCATCGCCGCGCTGCTCGAGCGCGATCCGCACGCGGTCGTTCACGCACTGACCCGCGAGGCGTCGGTCGCCAAACTGCGTGAGCTGGCCGACGGCTGGGGGGCCGCCGACCGTGTCTTCCCGCTGGTCGGCGATCTGACCGCCCCCGGCCTGGGCCTGGTCGGCGGCTACGCCGAGGCGCCGCGCGCCGACCACGTCATCCACCTCGGCGCGGTCTACGACATGACCGCGCCCGAGGAAGTCACCTACGCCGCCAATGTGGCGGGCACCCGCGCGGTGATCGAGCTGGCGCTCGAGCTCGGCGCGGTGCTGCACCACGTGTCCTCGGTCGCCGTCGCCGGCGATCACCGGGGCAAGTTCTTCGAGGACGATTTCGACCTGGGCCAGGGTCTGCATTCGCCCTACCACCGCACCAAGTTCGAGGCCGAGAAGCTGGTGCGCGAGACCGCGGGCCTGCGCTGGCGGGTCTACCGCCCGGCCATCGTGGTCGGCGATTCCCGCACCGGCGAGATGGACAAGATCGACGGCCCGTACTACTTCTTCCCGGCCATCGCCGGGCTGGCGGCGCTGCCGTCGGAGCTGCCCATGCCGATCCCGGATCTGGGCGCCACCAATATCGTTCCGGTCGACTTCGTGGTCGACGCCATGGTCGAGCTGGTCAACAAGCCCGGCCTGATCGGGCGCACCTTCCACCTGACCAATCCGGAACCGCAGCCGTTCACCGAGATCTACAACGCGCTGGCGCGGGCGGCGGGCGCGCCCACCGCGATCGGCACGGTGCCGGGCTCGCACACCGCCCTGCACGCGCTCGGCGGCCTGCCGGGTGTGCCCGCGGTGCGGGATTTCCTGTTGGAGCGCTTCGGGATTCCACCCGAGGTCGCCCCGCACACCTCGTTCGAGTCGACCTTCGTCTCCGAGTCCACCCAGGCGCAGCTGCGCGGCAGCGGCATCGCGGTCCCGGCCTTCGACGACTACGCCGCGGCGCTGTGGCAGTACTGGCGCGCCAACCTGGACCCCGACCGCGCCCGCCGCGTGGCGGGTGACCGCCTGGGCGGCCGCATCGTGCTGATCACCGGCGCGTCCTCGGGTATCGGCCTGGCCACCGCGCACGCCGTCGCCCGCCGCGGCGCGACCGTGCTCATGGTGGCCCGCACCGAGGAGGATCTGACGGCCGCGGCCGCCGCGGTGCGCGCGGAAAGCGGTGCGGCGCAGGCGTACACGTGCGACATCACCGACGAGAAGTCGGTGGAGCTGCTGGTCAAGCAGGTGCTCGCCGACCACGGCCACGTCGACTACGTGGTCAACAACGCGGGCCGCTCGATTCGCCGTTCGGTGCTCAACTCCACCGACCGCATGCACGATTTCGAACGGACCATGGCGGTCAACTACTTCGGCGCGGTGCGGTTGATCCTGGCCCTGCTGCCGTCCATGCGGGAGCGTCGTTTCGGCCACTTCGTCAATATCTCCTCCATCGCCGTGCAGACCAAGGTGCCGCGCTTCGCGGCGTACGTGGCCAGCAAGTCGGCGCTGGACAACTTCAGCGAGATCGCCGCGGTCGAGAACGCCGATGCCGGAATCACCTTCACCTCGGTGCGCATGCCGCTGGTGCGCACCGCGATGATCGCGCCGACCGATCTGTACAAGTCGATCCCGGTGCACAGCCCGGATCAGGCCGCCGACATCGTGGTGCGCGCGCTCGAGCATCGCCCGAGCCGCATCGACACCCCGATCGGCACCTTCGCGCAGTTCGTCGACACGGTCATGCCGTCGGTGAAGCGGGCCATCCTGCACCAGGGCTTCCGGATGTTCGGCGAGTCCAAGGCCGCGCGCAGCGAGCGCCCGGTGGAGGTCCCGGCGGCGGAAACCGCCACGGCCACCACCGATTCCGCCGACGCCGCCGATGCTCCGGCCGGCAAACCGGAATCGCGCAGTCCGCTGCTGGCGCTGGCGCCGATCGTGCAGCCGCTGATGGGCCTGCCCGCCCCGGCCGCCCGCATCACCAACCGGATTCCCGGCCTGCACTGGTAA
- a CDS encoding TetR/AcrR family transcriptional regulator, with protein sequence MVDAAFEVFTAHGYEATAISQVAARAGIGQGTVYRYFGSKREILDHVIDLANEKVIEAMELPLVFGAANDVGELVAAVRAAVERLWSLLDREPRLLRLLVVEAGAIDPELSHRLFGLEAMTASLIAGELTRGREEGWIRRDIDPEVLGHTILALVGPWIVRELLGAGNPAIRARSMTVVFGLVDKALRPPDCPP encoded by the coding sequence ATCGTCGACGCCGCCTTCGAGGTGTTCACCGCCCACGGCTACGAGGCCACCGCCATCTCCCAGGTCGCCGCCCGCGCCGGCATCGGCCAGGGCACGGTGTACCGGTACTTCGGCAGCAAGCGCGAAATCCTCGACCACGTCATCGATCTCGCCAACGAGAAGGTGATCGAGGCCATGGAGCTGCCGCTGGTGTTCGGCGCGGCGAACGATGTCGGGGAACTGGTGGCGGCGGTGCGCGCGGCGGTGGAACGACTCTGGAGTCTGCTCGACCGCGAACCGCGGCTGCTGCGGCTGCTGGTCGTGGAGGCGGGCGCGATCGATCCCGAACTGTCGCACCGGCTCTTCGGCCTGGAGGCGATGACGGCGTCGCTGATCGCGGGCGAACTGACACGTGGCAGGGAGGAAGGTTGGATCCGTCGCGATATCGACCCGGAAGTGCTGGGCCACACCATCCTCGCCCTGGTCGGCCCGTGGATCGTGCGGGAACTGCTGGGCGCGGGCAATCCCGCCATCCGGGCGCGCAGCATGACGGTGGTGTTCGGACTCGTGGACAAGGCGCTGCGCCCGCCGGACTGCCCGCCGTGA
- a CDS encoding MlaD family protein, with translation MKLSLSGPVSLALLLVLTLVCGSYLAAGVLKLDPRRENNTVTVLLDSSGGLMKTSEVTLRGLPIGKVRDIGATARGLAVTLEYDAKYRIPVDSVVRIGNLSAAGEQFVDFRPRGTAGPFLHDGSIVPNRQVEVATTVGDALAKLDALTAQLDPAKLQNLASTVATGFEGRDADVARLTTALIDTANLLRDKHDAVARLYANLQNLGDKFDGRAPTLTAAAGDIDAALPELLHIIGAFQNYSYVGERIFDDPIGPLVGKINDYLQLIGPDLAHIATVLKPATTAIKPLRVDAGSIVDLLSAVFPGDGAAHVAIETPR, from the coding sequence ATGAAACTCTCACTCTCCGGCCCGGTTTCGCTGGCGCTGCTGCTGGTGCTGACCCTGGTGTGCGGCAGCTACCTGGCCGCCGGCGTGCTGAAGCTGGATCCGCGACGCGAGAACAATACCGTCACCGTGCTGCTGGACAGCTCCGGCGGTCTGATGAAGACCTCCGAGGTGACCCTGCGCGGCCTGCCCATCGGCAAGGTCCGCGATATCGGGGCCACCGCGCGCGGACTGGCGGTGACCCTGGAATACGACGCCAAGTACCGGATTCCGGTCGACAGCGTGGTGCGGATCGGCAACCTGTCGGCGGCGGGCGAGCAGTTCGTCGACTTCCGGCCGCGGGGCACCGCCGGACCGTTCCTGCACGACGGCAGCATCGTGCCCAACCGGCAGGTCGAGGTCGCCACCACCGTCGGCGACGCGCTGGCCAAGCTGGACGCGCTGACCGCCCAGCTGGATCCGGCCAAACTTCAGAATCTGGCGTCCACGGTGGCGACCGGATTCGAGGGCCGCGACGCCGACGTCGCCCGGCTGACCACCGCCCTGATCGACACCGCGAACCTGTTGCGCGACAAGCACGATGCCGTCGCGCGGCTGTACGCGAACCTGCAGAACCTCGGCGACAAGTTCGACGGGCGCGCACCCACCCTCACCGCCGCGGCGGGCGATATCGATGCCGCGCTGCCGGAACTGCTGCACATCATCGGGGCGTTCCAGAACTACTCGTATGTCGGCGAGCGGATCTTCGACGATCCGATCGGACCGCTGGTCGGCAAGATCAACGACTATCTGCAGCTGATCGGACCTGATTTGGCGCATATCGCCACCGTCCTGAAGCCCGCGACCACCGCGATCAAACCGCTGCGGGTCGACGCCGGATCGATCGTGGACCTGCTCTCGGCGGTGTTCCCCGGCGACGGCGCCGCCCACGTGGCCATCGAGACTCCGCGCTAG
- a CDS encoding alpha/beta fold hydrolase, which yields MTDPSLDSTTHPPSRRGRRLSPRISRLTEVPHGEMVELPGRGRTYIVDLAGPAPDSPTVILLHGMATTAMLNWFPSLRELNERYRVVLFDQRWHGHGIRSERFDLDDLADDVVAVADVVGAPRPILAGYSMGGVVAQLTAHRHPDRVGGLVLAATTYRFQETWRERAFHRGWAATAALFSEWSFRRAELRRDRLPTLPEYSWPVGRLDRWAMTELRATSAWALAQALGVLGRFDSSDWLSTLKVPTAVVITTRDRALPVYRQLEMAKAIPGAEIFLAKAGHAACALEADVFVPVFLEAVQSVVERL from the coding sequence ATGACTGACCCCAGCTTGGATTCGACCACGCACCCGCCGTCGCGGCGCGGCCGCCGCCTGTCCCCGCGCATCTCCCGGCTGACCGAGGTGCCGCACGGCGAGATGGTGGAACTGCCCGGCCGCGGCCGCACCTACATCGTGGATCTGGCGGGCCCCGCCCCGGATTCGCCGACCGTCATCCTGCTGCACGGCATGGCCACCACCGCCATGCTCAACTGGTTCCCGTCGCTGCGCGAACTCAACGAGCGCTACCGCGTGGTGCTGTTCGATCAGCGCTGGCACGGACACGGAATCCGTTCCGAGCGTTTCGATCTCGACGATCTGGCCGACGACGTCGTCGCGGTCGCCGACGTGGTGGGCGCGCCGCGGCCCATACTCGCGGGCTACTCCATGGGCGGGGTGGTCGCGCAGCTGACCGCGCACCGGCATCCCGATCGAGTGGGCGGGCTGGTGCTGGCCGCCACCACCTATCGCTTCCAGGAGACCTGGCGCGAGCGCGCCTTCCATCGCGGCTGGGCGGCCACGGCGGCGCTGTTCTCGGAGTGGTCGTTCCGGCGTGCCGAACTGCGCCGCGACCGCCTGCCCACGCTGCCGGAATACTCCTGGCCGGTGGGTCGCCTGGATCGCTGGGCCATGACGGAATTGCGGGCCACCAGCGCCTGGGCTCTGGCCCAGGCACTCGGGGTGCTGGGACGCTTCGATTCGTCGGACTGGCTCTCGACCTTGAAGGTACCGACGGCGGTGGTGATCACCACGCGGGATCGGGCGCTGCCCGTCTACCGCCAGCTGGAGATGGCGAAAGCGATTCCGGGAGCGGAGATCTTCCTCGCCAAGGCCGGTCACGCGGCCTGCGCACTCGAGGCGGACGTCTTTGTCCCGGTGTTCCTCGAGGCCGTTCAATCGGTGGTGGAGCGGTTGTAG
- a CDS encoding methyltransferase family protein produces MVTRAAWGSLLFTVVVPGTVAGLLPLLISRWRVAHELWPAIPLRVLGGLLIVASLPILIGAIVRFAVEGRGTPAPIAPTRQLVVGGPNRYVRNPMYLAVVSIVLGQGLLLGRTDLLWYGLLVALGQAAFVHFYEEPTLRRQFGDDYDRYRDGVRAWIPRLRPWNGR; encoded by the coding sequence ATGGTCACGCGCGCCGCCTGGGGCAGCCTGCTGTTCACCGTGGTGGTGCCCGGCACGGTCGCCGGGCTGCTGCCGCTGCTCATCTCGCGCTGGCGGGTCGCGCACGAGCTGTGGCCGGCCATTCCGCTGCGGGTGCTGGGCGGGCTGCTGATCGTGGCGAGCCTGCCGATCCTGATCGGCGCGATCGTCCGCTTCGCCGTCGAGGGGCGCGGGACGCCCGCGCCGATCGCGCCGACCCGGCAGCTGGTGGTCGGCGGCCCGAACCGATACGTGCGCAATCCCATGTACCTGGCGGTGGTGTCGATCGTGCTGGGGCAGGGACTGCTGCTGGGACGCACCGACCTGCTCTGGTACGGCCTGCTCGTCGCGCTCGGCCAGGCCGCTTTCGTGCACTTCTACGAGGAGCCCACGCTACGACGGCAATTCGGCGACGACTACGACCGCTATCGCGACGGGGTGCGGGCCTGGATTCCCCGGCTGCGCCCGTGGAACGGCCGGTGA
- a CDS encoding carboxylesterase family protein, whose translation MPSQAGAPGDTQIDRPSVTTRGSPHFAVMYMGLTSSPDVTVPSRLTPDPRCPATHLSAPPRQTPRPYSTVMHQGDDPTVQTTAGPVHGRWKHHVAAFLGIPYAAAPFGALRFRPPKPAQPWPGVRDASTFGPPVPQASHRGAVMTAIRRRVRVGVGATMPSASLGETWATVMPDTVECDDRLIQSRYTNWYIGGVCWASPDCLPDLRSTLAGLPGGTMKRLHMMFAGVLAGAAVSLPGVVSAGAAAPVAAQCHEGDRVPTDDPRTYDSCIHDEWGNLRQCPPFTVVTQAPDGDVRCVPA comes from the coding sequence ATGCCTTCTCAGGCAGGCGCTCCCGGCGACACTCAGATCGATCGCCCATCCGTGACGACGAGAGGGAGCCCCCATTTCGCTGTCATGTACATGGGTCTCACCTCCTCGCCTGATGTCACGGTTCCCAGCAGGCTAACACCCGATCCTCGTTGTCCCGCAACCCATTTATCCGCCCCGCCCCGACAAACCCCTCGGCCATACTCGACTGTCATGCACCAAGGTGATGATCCCACTGTCCAGACCACCGCCGGACCGGTGCACGGGAGGTGGAAGCACCACGTCGCAGCGTTTCTCGGAATCCCCTATGCCGCAGCGCCGTTCGGTGCACTACGCTTTCGACCCCCGAAGCCCGCACAGCCTTGGCCCGGCGTGCGCGACGCCTCGACCTTCGGTCCCCCCGTACCGCAGGCATCCCATCGCGGCGCGGTGATGACAGCTATCCGGAGGAGAGTACGCGTAGGAGTTGGCGCGACCATGCCTTCGGCGTCCTTGGGCGAGACGTGGGCCACGGTCATGCCCGACACGGTCGAATGTGATGATCGTCTGATTCAATCCAGGTATACCAATTGGTATATTGGCGGTGTTTGCTGGGCGAGCCCGGATTGCTTGCCGGATCTGCGATCGACCCTGGCCGGACTACCTGGAGGGACGATGAAACGACTTCACATGATGTTTGCCGGTGTGCTCGCCGGGGCGGCGGTGAGCTTGCCCGGGGTGGTGAGTGCGGGGGCTGCGGCACCGGTCGCGGCTCAGTGTCATGAGGGCGATCGGGTGCCTACCGATGATCCCCGCACTTACGACTCATGCATTCACGACGAATGGGGCAACTTGCGGCAGTGTCCGCCGTTCACGGTGGTCACTCAGGCGCCGGATGGCGATGTCCGCTGCGTTCCGGCCTGA
- a CDS encoding cyclopropane mycolic acid synthase family methyltransferase: MAQLAPFYRQVQSHYDLSDDFYALFLDPSMTYSCAFFERAGMSLEEAQHAKIDLALGKLGLEPGMTLLDIGCGWGSTMIRAVLTYGVRVIGLTLSRNQFDHVRTQLKELGISEAEVRLQGWEEFDGTADRIVSIGAFEHFRKERYGEFFARCHRMLPAGGRMLLHTIIGRTLAELRAADIPVTREDALFHIFMKREIFPGGQLPQPDTVTGHAEPAGFRTTRIQSLRPHYARTLDLWAESLAAHHTEAVRLTSEEVYQRYLKYLTGCAHYFRAGHLDVMQFTLQK; encoded by the coding sequence ATGGCCCAGCTCGCGCCCTTCTACCGGCAGGTGCAATCCCACTACGACCTGTCCGACGACTTCTACGCCCTGTTCCTCGATCCCTCCATGACCTACAGTTGCGCGTTCTTCGAGCGGGCGGGCATGAGCCTGGAGGAGGCGCAGCACGCCAAGATCGACTTGGCGCTCGGCAAACTCGGGCTCGAACCCGGTATGACGCTGCTCGATATCGGCTGCGGCTGGGGCTCGACCATGATCCGCGCCGTGCTGACCTACGGGGTGCGCGTCATCGGACTCACCTTGAGCCGCAACCAGTTCGATCACGTGCGCACCCAGTTGAAGGAGCTCGGCATCAGCGAAGCCGAAGTGCGCCTGCAGGGTTGGGAGGAATTCGACGGCACCGCCGACCGTATCGTGAGCATCGGCGCGTTCGAGCATTTCCGCAAGGAACGCTACGGCGAGTTCTTCGCCCGCTGCCACCGCATGCTGCCCGCCGGGGGCCGGATGCTGCTGCACACCATCATCGGCCGCACCCTGGCCGAACTGCGCGCCGCCGACATTCCCGTCACCCGCGAGGACGCGCTGTTCCACATCTTCATGAAGCGCGAGATCTTCCCCGGCGGCCAACTGCCCCAACCCGATACGGTCACCGGCCACGCCGAACCGGCCGGCTTCCGCACCACCCGCATTCAGTCGCTGCGCCCCCACTACGCCCGCACCCTGGATCTCTGGGCCGAGTCACTGGCGGCCCACCACACCGAGGCGGTTCGTCTCACCTCCGAGGAGGTCTATCAGCGCTACCTCAAATATCTCACCGGCTGCGCCCACTACTTCCGCGCCGGCCACCTCGACGTCATGCAGTTCACGCTGCAGAAGTAG